Proteins co-encoded in one Candidatus Zixiibacteriota bacterium genomic window:
- a CDS encoding Phenylacetic acid catabolic protein produces the protein MAQKIATFDDWKDLFFKWQKDIGFDSSLIKDYNFDAFYDGGTHDEIEFGEFKGRKKFSKVLDIPTQDMRDALLHLIYYQGDTEFASSEQQRKLVDTAPSDYDRQCLLRVMREEMRHGWQMCHILVSHFGDSGKLEARKLLERRAYEGTRLLGAFNKPVDNWIDFFTYTCFIDRDGKYQLTMLRRSSFAPLSRSMGPMLKEEAFHLFTGQTGLARVVKAGKVPIPILQKYLNKWLSTGYDLLGKDRSGSAARFYRWGFKGRFNEAEASAPPKDLDRLNEESRELYYRENCQIIEQLNQWVPADQPRLRPPDLKFNREIGEYAGKPYSVDGVLLSPEEHQRHLKEVLPGPEDAKILAAIFKDGSWVAAGNA, from the coding sequence ATGGCGCAGAAGATCGCAACTTTCGACGACTGGAAGGATCTCTTCTTCAAGTGGCAGAAGGATATCGGTTTCGATTCTTCCCTGATCAAGGACTATAACTTCGACGCCTTTTACGACGGCGGAACGCACGACGAGATCGAATTCGGCGAGTTCAAGGGGCGCAAGAAGTTCTCCAAGGTGCTCGACATTCCGACGCAGGACATGCGCGACGCGCTGCTTCACCTGATCTACTATCAGGGCGACACCGAATTCGCCTCTTCCGAGCAGCAGCGCAAGCTCGTCGACACCGCTCCGAGCGACTACGACCGCCAGTGTCTGCTGCGCGTGATGCGGGAGGAGATGCGCCACGGCTGGCAGATGTGCCACATCCTGGTGAGCCATTTCGGCGACTCCGGCAAGCTCGAGGCGCGCAAGCTGCTGGAGCGCAGGGCCTACGAAGGCACGCGGCTTCTCGGCGCCTTCAACAAGCCCGTGGACAACTGGATCGATTTCTTCACCTACACCTGCTTCATCGATCGCGACGGCAAGTACCAGCTCACGATGCTGCGCCGCTCGAGCTTCGCTCCCCTGTCGCGCAGCATGGGGCCGATGCTCAAGGAGGAGGCCTTCCATCTGTTCACCGGCCAGACCGGGCTCGCGCGCGTCGTCAAGGCGGGGAAGGTTCCGATTCCCATTCTGCAGAAGTACCTCAACAAGTGGCTGTCCACCGGCTACGACCTTCTCGGCAAGGACCGTTCCGGCTCGGCGGCGCGCTTCTACCGCTGGGGCTTCAAAGGACGCTTCAACGAGGCCGAGGCGTCCGCTCCGCCGAAAGACCTGGACCGGCTGAACGAGGAGTCGCGCGAGCTTTACTACCGCGAGAATTGCCAGATCATCGAGCAACTCAACCAGTGGGTTCCCGCGGACCAGCCCAGGCTGCGCCCGCCCGACCTGAAGTTCAACCGGGAGATCGGAGAGTACGCCGGCAAGCCTTACAGCGTCGACGGCGTGCTCCTTTCTCCGGAAGAGCATCAGCGCCACCTGAAGGAGGTCCTGCCCGGCCCCGAGGACGCGAAAATCCTCGCGGCGATCTTCAAAGACGGTTCCTGGGTGGCCGCCGGCAACGCCTGA
- the coxB gene encoding cytochrome c oxidase subunit II, protein MSSWLPRNVSTFGGDVDGIFWLIFYMTAAWFVLTEGLIVYFAFRFRRRVGRRAAYVTGSGWKQLSWVLVPVAVVIVLDVFLDLRGAEVWARIKGQPPPPALVVRGTGKQFNWEFTFPGRDGSFDTPDDLHVENNLHVPAGKVIHVVLTSKDVIHSFFLPHLRLKQDVVPGRQITVWFEATQPGEYEIPCAELCGFGHSGMKGMLYVHTQQDFDKWLAERLAETDALAARKQR, encoded by the coding sequence ATGTCGAGCTGGCTGCCTCGGAACGTGTCGACCTTCGGCGGCGACGTCGACGGCATCTTCTGGCTGATCTTCTACATGACCGCCGCCTGGTTCGTTCTGACCGAAGGTCTGATCGTCTATTTCGCTTTCCGCTTCCGACGCCGTGTCGGCCGACGCGCCGCCTACGTCACCGGGAGCGGCTGGAAGCAGCTCTCCTGGGTCCTGGTGCCGGTCGCCGTCGTGATCGTCCTCGATGTCTTTCTCGACCTGCGCGGCGCGGAGGTCTGGGCGCGAATCAAGGGGCAACCCCCGCCGCCCGCCCTCGTCGTCCGGGGAACCGGCAAGCAGTTCAACTGGGAGTTCACCTTTCCCGGCCGCGACGGTTCGTTCGACACCCCCGACGACCTGCACGTGGAGAATAACCTCCACGTGCCGGCCGGGAAGGTGATCCACGTCGTCCTCACGTCCAAAGACGTCATCCACAGTTTTTTCCTTCCCCACCTGCGCCTGAAGCAGGACGTGGTGCCGGGTCGGCAGATCACCGTCTGGTTCGAGGCGACGCAACCCGGGGAATACGAGATTCCGTGCGCGGAGCTGTGCGGGTTCGGCCACTCGGGCATGAAGGGCATGCTCTACGTGCACACGCAGCAGGATTTCGACAAATGGCTGGCCGAGCGGCTCGCGGAAACCGACGCGCTCGCGGCCCGAAAGCAGCGGTAG